A single genomic interval of Lewinellaceae bacterium harbors:
- a CDS encoding GNAT family N-acetyltransferase — protein sequence MNYLHLKNPHWALREIRKGDESQLVEYLNDNELYTNTLLIPYPYTVSDANDFRVLNRNLEQAHQIHFNWMIVDEEDRVIGGIGLMYEHGISSHKSGFGYWLGAPFRSRGIMTEVVRDFCEMIFENTSLTRLEAMVYTYNPASARVLEKSGFIREGLMRHAVKKDDKYVDAWLYSRLKGDPVPTGN from the coding sequence ATGAATTACCTGCATCTTAAAAATCCGCATTGGGCCTTACGCGAAATAAGAAAGGGCGATGAATCGCAACTGGTTGAATACCTGAATGACAACGAGCTGTATACCAATACGCTACTCATACCTTACCCTTATACCGTTTCCGATGCTAACGATTTCAGGGTATTGAACCGAAACCTGGAGCAAGCTCACCAGATTCATTTTAACTGGATGATCGTGGATGAAGAGGACCGGGTAATAGGTGGCATTGGATTAATGTACGAACATGGTATTAGCAGCCACAAATCGGGTTTTGGATATTGGCTGGGAGCTCCCTTCCGATCCAGGGGTATCATGACCGAAGTCGTCCGGGATTTTTGTGAAATGATCTTTGAAAATACCTCACTGACACGGCTGGAGGCCATGGTTTACACTTATAATCCTGCTTCTGCCCGCGTCCTCGAAAAATCAGGTTTCATCCGTGAAGGCTTGATGCGCCATGCGGTAAAGAAGGATGATAAATACGTGGATGCCTGGCTGTATTCAAGGCTTAAAGGCGATCCAGTTCCAACCGGAAACTAA
- a CDS encoding isoaspartyl peptidase/L-asparaginase, with protein MHMRIAFSVTFVIVACLAACTSQHSNQQMEYKEEQPSKPAYALVIHGGAGVILRENLSDSMEMAYRQALNAALDAGEKILKDGGIALDAVVATVQSMEDDPLFNAGKGAVFTHDGKNEMDASIMDGRDLNAGAVGGLTKVKSPIAAARAVMEKSEHVFLSGKGAEQFAADQGLEIVDPSYFYTERRWKSLQDAIAAEQKSEAMTPEMKHGTVGAVALDQFGNIAAATSTGGMTNKRYNRFGDVPVIGAGTYANNMSCAVSCTGHGEYFIRYTVAHDIAAVKLYQHKSLKEAAREVIFDKVGKAGGEGGIIAVDPEGNIAMVFNSPGMYRGYAKPGQREVKIFQD; from the coding sequence ATGCACATGAGGATCGCATTTTCAGTGACTTTTGTTATTGTGGCATGTTTAGCAGCCTGTACTTCACAACATTCAAATCAGCAGATGGAATATAAAGAAGAACAACCCAGCAAGCCAGCTTATGCGCTGGTCATTCACGGTGGTGCCGGCGTCATCCTGAGGGAGAACCTTTCCGATTCTATGGAAATGGCCTACCGGCAGGCATTAAACGCGGCTCTGGATGCAGGAGAGAAAATACTGAAGGATGGTGGGATAGCCCTGGATGCCGTGGTTGCTACTGTGCAGTCCATGGAGGACGATCCGCTATTCAACGCAGGCAAAGGTGCTGTTTTCACCCACGATGGAAAAAATGAAATGGATGCTTCCATTATGGATGGCCGGGATCTGAATGCCGGCGCCGTAGGGGGACTAACGAAGGTTAAAAGCCCTATCGCTGCTGCCCGTGCCGTCATGGAAAAATCGGAGCACGTATTCCTTTCAGGTAAAGGCGCTGAACAATTTGCCGCCGATCAGGGTCTGGAAATAGTGGATCCCTCTTATTTTTATACCGAACGGCGCTGGAAATCACTGCAGGATGCCATTGCCGCCGAACAAAAATCCGAGGCGATGACCCCGGAAATGAAACACGGCACGGTGGGAGCCGTAGCACTGGATCAATTTGGAAATATTGCCGCCGCTACTTCCACCGGCGGGATGACAAACAAAAGATACAACCGGTTTGGTGACGTACCTGTCATCGGTGCCGGCACCTACGCCAACAATATGAGCTGCGCAGTCTCCTGTACAGGACACGGAGAGTATTTCATCCGGTATACGGTAGCCCACGACATCGCAGCGGTTAAGTTGTACCAGCATAAATCCCTGAAAGAGGCTGCCCGCGAGGTTATCTTCGATAAGGTGGGCAAGGCCGGGGGCGAAGGGGGTATCATCGCTGTGGACCCTGAGGGTAACATCGCCATGGTTTTTAATTCTCCAGGCATGTATCGTGGCTACGCCAAACCTGGTCAGCGGGAAGTGAAGATATTTCAGGATTAA
- the proC gene encoding pyrroline-5-carboxylate reductase: protein MKILIVGGGNMGLTYARAFLRSHLCSEEDLMILEKSERKRGELASMKVGHIHLEPDTCLPFADLIILAVKPQDTSDLFSQLQPHLDSEQVVLSIMAGIPIAGISHALGVQKIIRAMPNLPAQIGMGMTVFTSAPAITRIELVTVQNLLNTTGKSIYVENESMIDAATAISGSGPAYVFYFMRSMMESAASMGFSTSESELLVSQTFLGAIELYMKSDFSCAEWIQKVASRGGTTEAALASFTEHTVNTHIGIGLEEARLRAEALGKSS, encoded by the coding sequence ATGAAAATTCTGATTGTAGGCGGGGGAAATATGGGATTGACTTATGCACGGGCTTTTCTGAGAAGTCATTTGTGCAGCGAAGAAGACCTGATGATACTGGAAAAATCCGAACGGAAACGTGGAGAATTAGCCTCGATGAAAGTAGGACACATCCACCTGGAGCCCGATACCTGCCTTCCTTTTGCCGACCTGATCATCCTTGCCGTGAAACCACAGGATACCAGTGATTTGTTTTCCCAGTTGCAGCCGCATCTGGACTCCGAACAGGTGGTACTCAGCATCATGGCCGGGATCCCTATTGCCGGCATTTCCCATGCTCTGGGTGTTCAGAAGATTATCCGGGCTATGCCCAATTTACCGGCGCAGATCGGGATGGGTATGACCGTATTCACTTCGGCGCCAGCCATCACCCGCATCGAACTGGTTACGGTCCAGAACTTGCTGAACACCACCGGCAAGTCCATTTATGTGGAGAATGAATCCATGATCGACGCTGCAACAGCGATTTCCGGATCAGGCCCTGCGTATGTTTTTTATTTCATGCGATCCATGATGGAAAGCGCTGCTTCGATGGGCTTTTCCACATCCGAATCGGAGCTCCTGGTGAGTCAGACATTCCTGGGAGCCATCGAATTGTATATGAAAAGTGATTTCAGCTGCGCGGAATGGATCCAGAAAGTGGCTTCGCGCGGGGGCACTACCGAGGCGGCATTGGCTTCATTTACAGAACATACTGTAAATACCCACATCGGGATAGGATTGGAGGAAGCACGTCTGCGCGCTGAGGCGCTTGGCAAATCATCTTAA
- a CDS encoding 1-acyl-sn-glycerol-3-phosphate acyltransferase, with the protein MLYFILRPFARLGFRLYFRKIYLHTQAPIPADGPVMLAVNHPSSFMEACVLACFLPRSLYFLVRGDVFVNPFVNFLLNSTHQIPIYRFRDGFSSLRNNHATFAQVYRWLGEGKAVTVFAEGTTRLEKKLRPIQKGLARMVFGAMEVENIQDIPIVPIGVNFVEAGRWRSEVMIEVGPAISARSFLEADDAENKRGVRKLTQTVEEAMQPLVLHVNKDEDEPLFNQLCQLDRPENFWHVLPNVSTRNDAYQCERSWASRINNMDEPTKSQLNQALASLNTPAMQPKRSLWYWMTWPGSLIHRIPLALAYRITRSKAKPGPFYAPVLWGSGTFISLIFWIILAPFGFWAFGWWFILIFAALGVLGVLHIWAIDGDRIRNEKKRISQFTAQTKSLLQIPAVP; encoded by the coding sequence ATGTTGTATTTTATTCTCAGACCTTTCGCCCGCTTGGGTTTCCGCCTGTATTTCAGGAAAATTTATTTGCACACTCAGGCGCCTATTCCGGCCGACGGACCGGTCATGCTGGCTGTCAACCATCCCAGCTCATTTATGGAGGCATGTGTGCTTGCCTGTTTCCTGCCGCGGTCCCTGTACTTCCTGGTTCGGGGAGATGTCTTCGTCAATCCATTCGTTAACTTCCTGCTAAACTCTACACACCAGATTCCGATCTACCGTTTCAGGGATGGATTCAGCAGTTTGCGCAACAATCACGCTACCTTCGCTCAGGTGTACCGGTGGCTTGGTGAAGGGAAAGCCGTGACCGTGTTTGCTGAAGGCACTACCCGGCTAGAAAAGAAATTACGTCCGATCCAGAAAGGACTGGCACGGATGGTATTTGGAGCCATGGAGGTCGAAAACATCCAGGATATCCCGATCGTACCCATCGGCGTAAACTTCGTGGAAGCCGGCCGCTGGCGTTCGGAAGTAATGATTGAAGTGGGTCCTGCTATTTCAGCCAGGTCTTTCCTGGAAGCGGATGATGCTGAAAACAAACGTGGTGTACGCAAATTAACGCAGACCGTGGAGGAAGCTATGCAGCCACTGGTATTGCATGTAAACAAGGACGAGGACGAACCGCTCTTCAACCAATTATGTCAACTGGACCGCCCGGAAAACTTTTGGCACGTGCTACCCAATGTAAGCACGAGGAATGACGCCTATCAATGTGAGCGTAGTTGGGCCAGCCGTATAAACAATATGGATGAGCCGACAAAGAGCCAGTTAAACCAAGCGCTGGCCAGCCTCAATACGCCGGCAATGCAACCAAAGCGATCTTTATGGTACTGGATGACCTGGCCGGGAAGTCTAATTCACCGCATCCCATTGGCGCTGGCTTACCGGATTACCCGCAGCAAAGCCAAGCCCGGGCCATTTTATGCTCCGGTACTGTGGGGCTCAGGCACTTTTATTTCCCTGATCTTCTGGATTATCCTCGCGCCATTTGGCTTTTGGGCTTTTGGGTGGTGGTTCATCCTGATCTTTGCTGCTCTGGGCGTCCTGGGCGTTCTGCACATCTGGGCCATTGATGGTGATCGCATCCGCAATGAAAAAAAACGCATCAGTCAGTTTACTGCGCAAACGAAATCACTGTTGCAGATACCGGCGGTGCCTTAA
- the miaA gene encoding tRNA (adenosine(37)-N6)-dimethylallyltransferase MiaA, whose amino-acid sequence MKHRYLIVIAGCTGVGKTRLALQVAKHFRTAIVSADSRQIYREMSIGVARPSSAELELVPHYMIGSHSILQPFDVVQYELEVLKILEQLYRDHDVVVMAGGTGLYLKAVLDGMDPLPPNDPATLETLQALFNLQGIEPLQEELMRRDPSAAKAMDVKNPRRLLRALCVMRQTGKPISEFWQGAPVKRTFIPVPVWLRLDRQALHQRINQRVGQMMEAGLLGEVSGLMPFRGSQALETVGYQELFEYLEGNSTLEEAVDWIKVHTRQYAKRQETWFRKYFKGPDFSPDATAEIMAYLTQTIQNHEKIHLEP is encoded by the coding sequence GTGAAACATCGCTATCTGATCGTCATTGCCGGATGTACCGGGGTAGGCAAGACCCGATTGGCACTCCAGGTGGCAAAACATTTCCGGACTGCCATCGTATCCGCTGACAGTCGTCAGATTTACCGGGAAATGTCGATCGGAGTTGCCAGGCCATCATCCGCAGAACTTGAACTGGTACCTCATTATATGATCGGGTCCCACTCCATACTGCAACCATTTGATGTAGTCCAATACGAGTTAGAAGTGCTGAAAATTCTGGAACAGCTGTACCGGGATCATGATGTAGTCGTTATGGCTGGTGGTACCGGATTGTACCTGAAGGCCGTGCTGGATGGAATGGACCCGCTCCCTCCCAATGACCCGGCCACCCTGGAAACATTGCAGGCATTGTTCAACCTTCAGGGGATAGAACCCTTGCAGGAGGAATTGATGCGCAGGGATCCCAGTGCCGCCAAAGCGATGGATGTCAAGAACCCAAGGCGTCTATTGCGAGCTTTGTGTGTGATGAGGCAGACCGGAAAACCCATCTCGGAATTTTGGCAGGGGGCTCCGGTAAAAAGAACTTTTATTCCCGTTCCAGTCTGGCTGCGCCTGGACCGTCAGGCACTTCATCAGCGGATCAATCAGCGGGTCGGTCAAATGATGGAAGCCGGACTGTTGGGCGAAGTATCCGGGTTAATGCCATTCCGTGGGTCTCAGGCTTTGGAAACGGTAGGTTATCAGGAGTTATTTGAATACCTGGAAGGTAATTCTACACTCGAAGAAGCAGTCGATTGGATTAAAGTGCATACGCGCCAATATGCCAAAAGACAGGAAACCTGGTTCAGGAAATACTTTAAAGGGCCGGATTTTTCTCCTGATGCAACCGCAGAAATCATGGCTTATCTAACTCAAACAATCCAAAACCATGAAAAAATACATTTGGAACCATGA